Within the Mumia flava genome, the region GTGACGGAACGCGCGCTCGCGCAGCTGTGCGAGCCCGCGCTCGCTGGCGGTGAACAGCCGGACCTTCATCCAGGCTGCGCAGACCGCGGTGAGCAGGACGATCCCGGTCGCGACCACGACCCAGCGCACGACGGCACCCTCGTCGGGCCCGGCGTCCGAGGCCAGCCCGTCGTCGATCGCCACCTGGATGACGATCGGCACCACCGCCGCACCGACGGTGGACAGCGCGGCGAGCAGCAGCGTCAGGCCGAGGCCGTCGGCCAGGGCCGGCGACAGCGCGAATCCGCGCCGCAGGACGGCGAGGCCGCTGATCCGCTGCTCGGACGACCCGACGGTGCTCGTCTGCGTGCTCACGTCGCCGCCTCCGTGTCGTAGGCCTGCACGATCTCGGCGTACTCAGGTGAGCGCGCGACGAGGTCCGTGTGAGGACCGCGGTCGACGATCCGGCCGTCGGCCAGGAACAGCACCTCGTCGGCCAGCGCGATCGTCGCCTTGCGGTAGGCGACCACGAACACCGTCGGGCCCGCCCCGGCCGCGGTGGTCGCCGCGAGCGAGCGCAGGATCCGCTGCTCGACGTCGGCGTCCAGCGCACTCGTCGCATCGTCCAGCACGAGCAGCCGCGGCTCACGGACGAGCGCACGCGCCAGCGCGACCCGCTGCCGCTGCCCGCCCGACAGCGACGTCCCGCGCTCACCGAGCCGGGTGTCGAGCCCCTCGGGGAGCGTGGACACGAACTCCGCGGCCTGCGCGACCTCGAGCGCGGACCAGACCCGCTCGTCGTCCGCACCAGCACCGAGCGCCACGTTGTCGCGCACCGTGTCGTCGAAGACGAACGTGTGCTGCGGGACCAGGGCGACAGCGCGCGCCAGCGCCTCGTGACTCAGGTCGCGGACGTCGGTCCCGTCGAGCCGGACCGCACCGGCGTCCGGGTCGACGAGCCGGTCCACGAGGGACGCCAGCGTCGACTTCCCGGCGCCCGTCAGACCGACCACCGCGGTGACCGACCCCGGCTCCACCGTGAACGTCAGGTCGTCCAGGACCGGGCGTGCCGGGTCGTACCCGAAGCGCAGCCCGTCGACCTCCAGCCGCGCACCCCGACCCCGGTTCGTCGAGTTGCGGCGCGAATCGGCGTCGCCGTTCACGCCGGAAGTCGACGAATCGTGGTCGGAAGGGGCCGGGAGGTCGCGGTCGCCGTACGGCATGTCGCCGCGGGCCTGCAGCACGGAGTCGACGCGGTCCCAGCCGACGACCGTACGGGGGAGCTCGCCGAGCACCCAGCCGAACGCGCGCAACGGGAACCCGACCACGGTGAAGAGATAGGCGACCTGGACGACCGCTCCGGCCTCGATGTCGCCCGCGAGCACACGCTCGACGCCGATCACGACGACGAGCAGGACCGCGATGTTCGGGAGCGCCTCGATCACGGGGTCGAAGACCGAGCGGATCCGGCCCGCGGCGATGTTCGCGTCGCGCAGGTCCTCGGCCGAGGTGGCGAAGCGTGCGGTCTCCTCGGACTCGCGCCCCAGGGTCTTGACGACCTGCGCACCGTCGAACGACTCGTGCGCGATCGCACTGACCGTCGCACGCAGCTCCTGGGCCCGTGTGACGCGCGGCGACAGCAGTCGCTGGTAGCCGACGTTCACGGCGAAGAGCAGCGGGAAGACCACGAGACCGACCAGCGTCAGCACGACGTCGGCCATGAGCATCGCGCCCACCGCAGCCACCAGCATCGCGGCGACGCCGACCGCCATCGGCAGCGGCATCATCACCGCCCAGGTGGCCTCGACGTCGGCGTTGGCGTTCGAGAGCAGCCGCCCGGTCGGGTGCGCGGCGTGCCATCGCATCGGCAGCGCAAGGTAGCGGCGCGTCACCCGGCGGCGGTACGAGGCGAGCAGCCGGTAGAACACCGCACCGCCGACCAGCCTGCGGACGATCACGCCCCAGGCACGCAGGATCGCGACCGTCACGAACAGCAGCGACGCCACCACGGCCGCCCCGGTCGCCAGCTCGCCGTCCCGGAACGACGGCGTCACGACGTGATCGGTGGCCCAGCCGAGCACCCAGGCGTCCGCGACCGTCATCGCGCCGTAGACGACCGAGCCGAACACCGCCAGCGAGAACCGGCGGCGCTCCTCGCGGACCCCGGTCGCGACGATCCCGAAGCCCCGCCGGGTCGTCGAGGCGGTCATCGGACGGTGTGCCCGGACGTCCGCAGCGCGTCCTTGACGTCGCCGATCGTCAGAACCCCGAAGTGGAACACGCTCGCCGCGAGCAGCGCGTCCGCGCCGGCGTCGGCGGCGTCGCAGAAGTGCTCGGTGGTCCCCGCTCCGCCCGAGGCGATCAGCGGTACGTGGGTCGCCTGGCGGGCCGCCGCGATCATCTCCAGGTCGAACCCGTCGCGGGTGCCGTCGGCGTCCATGGAGTTCAGGAGGACCTCGCCGATCCCCAGGTCGGTCGCCACGCGGACCCACGCGATCGCATCCTGGCCGGCGGACCGGCGCCCCCCGTGGGTGGTCACCTCGAAGCCCGAGGGCTGATCGGACGACCGGCGCGCGTCGACGCTGAGCACGAGGACCTGGTTGCCGAAGCGGTGCGCGATCTCGGCGATCAGCTCGGGCCTGGCCAGCGCCGCGGTGTTGACCCCCACCTTGTCGGCACCGGCGCGCAGCAGCCGGTCCACGTCGTCCGCGGACCGGACCCCGCCCCCGACGGTGAGCGGGATGAAGACCTGCTCCGCCGTCGTCCCGACCACGTCGTAGGTCGTGGAGCGCTCGTCCGAGGACGCCGTGATGTCGAGGAAGGTCAGCTCGTCGGCTCCCTCCGCGTCGTACACCCGTGCCATCTCGACCGGGTCGCCCGCGTCACGCAGGTCGACGAAGTTGACCCCCTTGACCACGCGACCCGCGTCGACGTCGAGGCACGGGATCACCCGGACGGCCAGGCTCACGGTGCCTCCTGCGGCTCGACCGCCGCGACCGCGTCCAGCGCCTCGGGCAGCGTGAAGTTGCCGGCGTACAGCGCCGTGCCGACGATCGCGCCCTCGACCCCGATCGGCGTCAGACCGGCCAGGGTCCGCAGGTCGTCGAGCGTGGTGATCCCGCCCGACGCGACCACGGGACGGTCGGTGGCCGCGCAGACGTCGCGGAGGAGCTGGACGTTCGGACCCTGGAGCATGCCGTCCTTGGTCACGTCGGTCACCACGTATCGTGCGCAGCCCTCGGCGTCGAGGCGCGCGAGCACGTCGTACAGGTCGCCGCCCTCGCGGGTCCAGCCGCGGGCGGCGAGGGTGCGTCCGCGGACGTCGAGCCCGACCGCGACACGGTCGCCGTACGTCGCGATCGCCCGGGCGCACCACTCGGGCTGCTCCAGCGCGGCGGTGCCGATGTTGACCCGACGGCAGCCGGTCGCCATCGCGCGCTCGAGCGACGCGTCGTCGCGGATCCCGCCGGACATCTCGACCTTCAGGTCGACGGCGTCGACGATCCGGGCCAGCAGCTCGGCGTTGGAACCGCGCCCGAACGCCGCGTCGAGGTCGACCAGGTGGAGCCACTCGGCGCCCCCGGACTGCCAGCGCATCGCCGCCTCGATCGGGTCGCCGAAGACCTTCTCGCTGCCGGCCACCCCCTGAACCAGCTGGACGGCCTGTCCTTCGATGACGTCGACGGCGGGAAGAAGCTCGAGCGTGGACACCCGGCAAGGCTACCCGCGCCCACGGACAGGCCCAGCGGCCGTCCTTCGTTCGGACGGCGTTCACCCGAGCGCCGCCTGCGAACCCTACGTTGACACCGACCGTGACCGAGAACCGAGCCTCGAGGAGTCCCATGATTCGCCGCATCGCCGTCGCGACCGCCGTGGCGCTGGCCCTGGTCGGGCCGAGCGCCGCCGCCGCGTCCGAGCCGCAGGCCACCACCCAGCCCGACCGGATCGTCCTCAACCCGACCGCCCACCCCGCGACCAGCCAGTCGATCACCTGGCGCACCTCCACCGGGGCTGCCGGCGGGCAGGTGCAGTACCGCGTCGCCGGTGCCACCGCCGCCACGCAGATCGCCGCGCAGGAGCGCACGCGCCCCTGGATGATCGGGGTCGAGCCCGCGGCGCACCACAGCGCACGCCTGACCGGACTGACCCCGGGAACGACCTACGAGTACCGGGTCGGCAACGGTGCGGGATGGTCGTCGTGGAGCCGCTTCACCACCCCCGGCGCCAGCGACGAGCCCTGGGACCTGCTCGCCTTCGGCGACGTGCAGAACGGCATCGACACCGTCTGGCCGCAGGTCGCGGGAGCCGCGTACGGCGCGCACCCCGACGCCGAGGTCTCGGTCTTCGGCGGCGACCAGATCAACAACGCCGACGAGTCGCAGGAGTGGACCGACTTCTTCGACGGGCTCGGCGAGCAGGCCCGCAGCCACCAGGTCGTCACCACGCCGGGCAACCACGAGTACAGCGGCGACGTGCTGATCCAGCAGTACCGCGCGCACTTCGCGTACCCCTCCAACGGGCCGGCGGTCCGCGGCGAGGACGTCTGGTACACCGACTACAAGAACGTCCGGATCGTCTCCCTCAACGGCAACGCGCCCCTCGGCGGGCTCGACCAGGCCCTGTGGCTCGACCGGATCCTGTCCGACAACCCGCAGCGATGGACGATCGTGACCTTCCACTACCCGATGTTCAGCTTCACCCCGGGCCGCGACAACATCGCCACCCGCGCGATGTGGCTGCCGGTCCTCGAGCGTCACGGCGTCGACCTCGTCCTGCAGGGCCACGACCACGGGTACGCTCGCGGTCACCTGGTCGAGAACGAGACCGCCGCCGGCGTCGTCGGACCGACCTACGTGGTGTCCGTCGCCGGCAGCAAGTACTACGAGATGGCACCCGCGGACGACAACAACTGGACCCGCAACGGCGCCCGGCGTGCCGTCGCGCTCGAGCAGGCGTCGACGTACCAGGCCATCCGCGTCAGCGAGGACGCGCTGGTCTACCGGTCCGTGGTCGCGGCCACCGGCGACGACCCGACCGGCGGCGTCCGCCCGGGCGACGAGGTGGACGCGTTCACCATCACCAAGACCGCCGACGGGCAGCCGCTGCTGCGCGAGGACTGAGTCACCCGCGGCGTCGGAGGGCGGCCGGCGCGGTCAGAGCGAGCGGACCCAGTTCCGCAGCAGGGCCGCGCCGGCGTCGCCGGACTTCTCCGGGTGGAACTGGGTCGCGGACAGCGGGCCGTTCTCCGCGGCGGCCACGAACCGGTCCCCCTCGTACTCCGTCCAGGTCACCATCGGGGACGGCAGCGGCGGCTGCACGTCGAGGTCCCACCGGCGGACGCCGTAGGAGTGCACGAAGTAGAAGCGCTCGTCTCCGACGCCCTCGAACAGCGTCGACTTCTCCGGCGCGGCCACCGTGTTCCAGCCCATGTGCGGGACGATCGGCGCCTCGAGCCGCTCCACCGTGCCCGGCCACTCGCCGCAGCCCTCGGTGGTCACGCCGTGCTCGATCCCGGTCTCGAACAGGATCTGCATCCCGACGCAGATCCCCAGCACAGGCCGGCCCCCCGCCAGCCGTCGCCCGATCACCTGCTCGCCGCGGACCGAGCGCAGCCCGGCCATGCACGCGGCGAACGCACCGACCCCGGGGACGACCAGCCCGTCGGTGTCCAGCGCGGCGTCGAAGTCGCCGGTCAGCGTCACCTCCGCGCCGGCCCGCTCGACCGCACGGACGGCCGAGCGCAGGTTGCCCGAGCCGTAGTCGAGGATCACGACCCCCGGCTTCCCACTGCTCACAGGGCGCCCTTCGTGCTCGGCACCCCGGTCTCGCGGGGGTCGCGCTCGACGGCCTGCCGCAGCGCCCGGGCGACCGCCTTGTACTGCGCCTCGGCGATGTGGTGCGGGTCGCGCCCGCCGACCAGACGCACGTGCATCGTGATCCCGGCGTGGTGCGCGATCGACTCGAGCACGTGCTGGGTCAGCGAGCCGGAGTACTGCCCGCCGATCACGACCGTGACCTGGCCGTCGGGCTCGCCGGTGTGCACGAAGTACGGCCGGCCGGACACGTCGACCACGGCCTGGGCCAGCGCCTCGTCGAGCGGCACCAGCGCGTCGCCGTACCGCCGGATGCCTGCCTTGTCGCCGAGCGCCGCGCCGATCGCCTCGCCGATGCAGATCGCGGTGTCCTCGACGGTGTGGTGGGCGTCGATGTGCAGGTCGCCCTCCGACTGCACGGTCAGGTCGATCAGGGAGTGCCGCGACAGTGCCGTCAGCATGTGGTCGTAGAACCCGACGCCGGTGCTGATCTCGTGACGGCCCGTGCCGTCGAGGTCCACCTCGACGACGACGTGCGACTCCGACGTCTTGCGCTCGACGCGCGCCCGCCGCTCGCCGGTGATCTCGATCGTGGTCATGCCAGCACCTCCACCAGTGCGTCGCGGAACGCCGCGGTCTCCTCCGGCGTCCCGATGCTCACCCGCAGCCAGCCCTGCGGCCCGGTCTCCCGGATCAGGACGCCACGGTCCAACAGCCCCTGCCAGACGGCGTGCCGGTCGTCGAAGGTGCCGAACAGCACGAAGTTCGCGTCCGAGTCCACCACGTCCAGCCCCTGCGCGCGCAGCCACCCCGCGGTCTCGTCGCGGGTCGCCCGGAGCTCGTCGACCCGGGCGAGCGACTCCTCGACATGGCGCAGAGCCGCCCGCGCGACCGCCTGGGTCACGGCCGACAGGTGGTACGGCAGGCGCACGATCCGCAGAGCGTCCACGATCGCGGGGTCCGCCGCGAGGTAGCCCACCCGGCCGCCGGCGAACGCGAACGCCTTGCTCATCGTGCGGGTGACCACGAGCCGCGGGTACTCCGCCAGCACCTCGAGCGCACTGGGCGTCGACGCGCGACGGAACTCCGCGTACGCCTCGTCGAGCACCACCAGGCCGGGCGCCGCCTCGCAGACCGCGCGGACCGACTCGAGCGTCAGGGACTCGCCGGTCGGGTTGTTCGGGGAGGCCAGCAGGACCACGTCCGGCTGCTCGGCGGCGATCAGGCGCAGCGCCTCGTCCAGGTCGAACGTGAAGTCCTCGGCGCGGCGCCCGGTCACCCAGCGGGTGTGGGTGTTGCGGGCGTACTCCGGGTACATCGAGTACGTCGGGGTGAACGACACGGCCGTACGGCCCGGTCCGCCGAACGCCTGGAGGATCTGCTGCATCAGCTCGTTCGAGCCGTTCGCGGCCCACACGCCGGCAGGGTCGGCGACCCCGAGGTACGCGGCCAGGTCCGTCCGCAGCGCCCACGCCTCGCGGTCGGGGTAGCGGTTCAGGTCCGAGGCGATCTCACGGACCGACTCGGCCAGGTCGTCGGCGGTCGCCTTCGACGGGCCGTACGGGTTCTCGTTGACGTTCAGCAGGACGGGGACGTCGAGCTGCGGCGCGCCGTACGGCTCGAACGCACGCAGGTCCTCGCGGACCGGCACCCAGTCGGGCAGGGTCATGACCCGGCCTCCCGGCCGCCGGCGATGGCATCGAGGCGGACCGCGACCGCCGCACCGTGGGACGGCAGGTCCTCGGCCTCGGCGAGCGTCACGACCTGCGGGCCGATCTCGGCGAGCGCGCCCGCGTCGTAGTGCACGACCTGCATCGTCTTGGCGAACGAACGCACCGACAACCCGGAGGAGTGGCAGGCGCAGCCGGCGGTGGGGAGGACGTGGTTGGACCCGGCGGCGTAGTCGCCCAGCGAGACCGGCGCGAACCCCCCGACGAACACCGCTCCGGCGTTGCGGACCTGCGCCGCGACCGACGCGGCGTCGCGGG harbors:
- a CDS encoding purple acid phosphatase family protein is translated as MIRRIAVATAVALALVGPSAAAASEPQATTQPDRIVLNPTAHPATSQSITWRTSTGAAGGQVQYRVAGATAATQIAAQERTRPWMIGVEPAAHHSARLTGLTPGTTYEYRVGNGAGWSSWSRFTTPGASDEPWDLLAFGDVQNGIDTVWPQVAGAAYGAHPDAEVSVFGGDQINNADESQEWTDFFDGLGEQARSHQVVTTPGNHEYSGDVLIQQYRAHFAYPSNGPAVRGEDVWYTDYKNVRIVSLNGNAPLGGLDQALWLDRILSDNPQRWTIVTFHYPMFSFTPGRDNIATRAMWLPVLERHGVDLVLQGHDHGYARGHLVENETAAGVVGPTYVVSVAGSKYYEMAPADDNNWTRNGARRAVALEQASTYQAIRVSEDALVYRSVVAATGDDPTGGVRPGDEVDAFTITKTADGQPLLRED
- the hisB gene encoding imidazoleglycerol-phosphate dehydratase HisB, whose product is MTTIEITGERRARVERKTSESHVVVEVDLDGTGRHEISTGVGFYDHMLTALSRHSLIDLTVQSEGDLHIDAHHTVEDTAICIGEAIGAALGDKAGIRRYGDALVPLDEALAQAVVDVSGRPYFVHTGEPDGQVTVVIGGQYSGSLTQHVLESIAHHAGITMHVRLVGGRDPHHIAEAQYKAVARALRQAVERDPRETGVPSTKGAL
- a CDS encoding ABC transporter ATP-binding protein encodes the protein MTASTTRRGFGIVATGVREERRRFSLAVFGSVVYGAMTVADAWVLGWATDHVVTPSFRDGELATGAAVVASLLFVTVAILRAWGVIVRRLVGGAVFYRLLASYRRRVTRRYLALPMRWHAAHPTGRLLSNANADVEATWAVMMPLPMAVGVAAMLVAAVGAMLMADVVLTLVGLVVFPLLFAVNVGYQRLLSPRVTRAQELRATVSAIAHESFDGAQVVKTLGRESEETARFATSAEDLRDANIAAGRIRSVFDPVIEALPNIAVLLVVVIGVERVLAGDIEAGAVVQVAYLFTVVGFPLRAFGWVLGELPRTVVGWDRVDSVLQARGDMPYGDRDLPAPSDHDSSTSGVNGDADSRRNSTNRGRGARLEVDGLRFGYDPARPVLDDLTFTVEPGSVTAVVGLTGAGKSTLASLVDRLVDPDAGAVRLDGTDVRDLSHEALARAVALVPQHTFVFDDTVRDNVALGAGADDERVWSALEVAQAAEFVSTLPEGLDTRLGERGTSLSGGQRQRVALARALVREPRLLVLDDATSALDADVEQRILRSLAATTAAGAGPTVFVVAYRKATIALADEVLFLADGRIVDRGPHTDLVARSPEYAEIVQAYDTEAAT
- the priA gene encoding bifunctional 1-(5-phosphoribosyl)-5-((5-phosphoribosylamino)methylideneamino)imidazole-4-carboxamide isomerase/phosphoribosylanthranilate isomerase PriA; translation: MSTLELLPAVDVIEGQAVQLVQGVAGSEKVFGDPIEAAMRWQSGGAEWLHLVDLDAAFGRGSNAELLARIVDAVDLKVEMSGGIRDDASLERAMATGCRRVNIGTAALEQPEWCARAIATYGDRVAVGLDVRGRTLAARGWTREGGDLYDVLARLDAEGCARYVVTDVTKDGMLQGPNVQLLRDVCAATDRPVVASGGITTLDDLRTLAGLTPIGVEGAIVGTALYAGNFTLPEALDAVAAVEPQEAP
- a CDS encoding histidinol-phosphate transaminase, whose amino-acid sequence is MTLPDWVPVREDLRAFEPYGAPQLDVPVLLNVNENPYGPSKATADDLAESVREIASDLNRYPDREAWALRTDLAAYLGVADPAGVWAANGSNELMQQILQAFGGPGRTAVSFTPTYSMYPEYARNTHTRWVTGRRAEDFTFDLDEALRLIAAEQPDVVLLASPNNPTGESLTLESVRAVCEAAPGLVVLDEAYAEFRRASTPSALEVLAEYPRLVVTRTMSKAFAFAGGRVGYLAADPAIVDALRIVRLPYHLSAVTQAVARAALRHVEESLARVDELRATRDETAGWLRAQGLDVVDSDANFVLFGTFDDRHAVWQGLLDRGVLIRETGPQGWLRVSIGTPEETAAFRDALVEVLA
- the hisF gene encoding imidazole glycerol phosphate synthase subunit HisF, whose translation is MSLAVRVIPCLDVDAGRVVKGVNFVDLRDAGDPVEMARVYDAEGADELTFLDITASSDERSTTYDVVGTTAEQVFIPLTVGGGVRSADDVDRLLRAGADKVGVNTAALARPELIAEIAHRFGNQVLVLSVDARRSSDQPSGFEVTTHGGRRSAGQDAIAWVRVATDLGIGEVLLNSMDADGTRDGFDLEMIAAARQATHVPLIASGGAGTTEHFCDAADAGADALLAASVFHFGVLTIGDVKDALRTSGHTVR
- the hisH gene encoding imidazole glycerol phosphate synthase subunit HisH, which codes for MSSGKPGVVILDYGSGNLRSAVRAVERAGAEVTLTGDFDAALDTDGLVVPGVGAFAACMAGLRSVRGEQVIGRRLAGGRPVLGICVGMQILFETGIEHGVTTEGCGEWPGTVERLEAPIVPHMGWNTVAAPEKSTLFEGVGDERFYFVHSYGVRRWDLDVQPPLPSPMVTWTEYEGDRFVAAAENGPLSATQFHPEKSGDAGAALLRNWVRSL